A genomic region of Pseudoalteromonas rubra contains the following coding sequences:
- the msbA gene encoding lipid A export permease/ATP-binding protein MsbA, which translates to MQQSAKQIYKRLLSYTFDFKVPALFAIIGMLGYAAMDALFVQLMQPFIDDGLTARNAEVLKMAPIVVVLLVIGRGIFNYMASYCLSYVGSQVVRKLRQSLFEHMLFLPVSFHDQHSNGEMISKITFDTEQVQQAVTRALQVMIREGAFVLFLLVVMFNASWQLSLIFLVVIPIVGVIVNLVSKRFRKISKNIQDAMGEVTRSSEQMLAGHKVIHGFGGQDKEITHFADVNNRNRQQRVKMDATRALSVSVIQIIAASAMALILAIIAMPEMIDTISSGTFVSLTTSMMMMLRPLKQLANVNSDLQRGIAAATSIFEILDKEREKNTGKFEADSVKGELAVSGVTFHYPGKDEAVIKSLSLQIPAGQSIALVGRSGSGKSTLSNLLPRFYDWDEGEITLDGVKLQDYTLPSLRKQFALVSQQVVLFNDTIANNIMYGLEHPYTQEELEQVAKQAHVWEFVKDLPEGLNTMVGENGVMLSGGQRQRIAIARAIVKNAPILILDEATSALDTESERLIQQALDNLMKDKTSIVIAHRLSTIEQSDCIYVLDQGRIVEQGKHQALLEQKGIYAALCQMQYGEQA; encoded by the coding sequence ATGCAACAATCCGCCAAGCAAATCTACAAGCGGCTTCTGAGTTACACCTTCGATTTTAAAGTGCCCGCCTTGTTTGCCATTATTGGCATGCTCGGTTACGCCGCAATGGACGCACTCTTTGTTCAACTGATGCAGCCTTTTATCGATGATGGCCTGACAGCACGTAACGCAGAAGTGTTAAAAATGGCACCCATTGTGGTGGTGCTACTGGTTATTGGACGGGGTATTTTTAATTACATGGCATCATACTGTCTGAGCTATGTGGGCTCTCAGGTGGTCAGAAAGCTACGTCAGTCCTTGTTTGAGCATATGCTATTTTTACCCGTGAGTTTTCATGATCAACATTCTAATGGCGAAATGATCTCGAAAATCACGTTCGATACTGAACAAGTACAACAGGCCGTAACCCGTGCTTTGCAGGTGATGATCCGTGAAGGGGCCTTTGTGCTGTTCCTGCTGGTGGTGATGTTCAACGCCAGCTGGCAGTTGTCTTTGATATTTTTAGTTGTTATTCCCATTGTCGGTGTGATTGTCAATCTGGTCTCTAAGCGTTTTCGCAAGATCTCAAAGAACATTCAGGATGCCATGGGAGAGGTGACCCGCAGCTCTGAGCAAATGCTGGCAGGGCATAAAGTGATCCATGGCTTCGGTGGCCAGGACAAAGAGATTACTCACTTTGCCGATGTCAACAATCGTAATCGCCAGCAAAGGGTAAAGATGGATGCCACCAGGGCGCTAAGCGTGTCTGTGATCCAAATTATCGCCGCCAGTGCAATGGCGTTGATCCTCGCTATTATCGCGATGCCAGAAATGATCGATACGATTTCGTCGGGTACCTTTGTGTCTTTAACAACGTCGATGATGATGATGCTCAGGCCGCTCAAGCAGCTGGCGAATGTGAATAGCGATTTACAGCGGGGGATTGCCGCTGCAACCAGTATTTTTGAAATTCTCGACAAAGAGCGGGAAAAGAATACAGGCAAGTTCGAAGCGGATAGCGTGAAAGGAGAGCTGGCAGTTTCTGGTGTGACATTCCATTATCCGGGCAAAGATGAGGCCGTTATTAAATCCTTGTCTTTGCAAATTCCGGCCGGTCAGAGCATTGCGCTGGTGGGACGCAGTGGTTCGGGCAAATCAACTTTATCTAACCTGTTGCCACGTTTTTATGACTGGGATGAGGGAGAGATCACCCTCGATGGGGTGAAACTTCAAGACTATACTTTGCCATCACTGCGTAAACAGTTCGCACTGGTGTCACAACAGGTGGTGTTGTTCAACGATACCATCGCTAATAACATCATGTATGGCCTGGAGCACCCCTATACTCAGGAGGAGCTGGAGCAGGTGGCGAAACAGGCGCATGTCTGGGAGTTTGTCAAAGACTTGCCAGAGGGTTTAAATACCATGGTGGGTGAAAACGGAGTCATGCTGTCTGGCGGTCAGCGTCAGCGCATCGCTATCGCCCGTGCAATTGTCAAAAACGCCCCTATTTTGATTCTCGATGAAGCGACTTCGGCGCTGGATACTGAGTCAGAGCGGTTAATTCAGCAAGCGCTCGACAACCTGATGAAAGACAAAACTTCTATTGTGATCGCCCATCGCTTATCGACCATTGAGCAATCAGACTGCATCTATGTGCTCGATCAGGGGCGTATTGTCGAGCAAGGCAAGCATCAGGCATTGCTGGAGCAAAAAGGGATTTATGCTGCTTTGTGTCAGATGCAGTATGGTGAGCAGGCATGA
- a CDS encoding DNA internalization-related competence protein ComEC/Rec2: MDRLLWHVKQPFTSILICCGLISGCLISVFYLSQWQWFVCSGVLLFLCGYFKAFSSVLAGFILGIFVTICHYWLVYAPPVAEKVLEQKVAVVGVVSKVMGSGTRPYVTLELKQLGQYQVPWYRVVRINASLSGEVPAELHETVLSGNAVLKPFRSRKNFTVFDAELYAFRSQIFYKGRIAVSEVIAGAEKNWQTAYRDWIAKAFEGLHFGWFYYVLLTGDKSAIAQADKDHFKSLGLSHLLAISGLHVAIVFALSFGLCKFGLWLFWPYLSQWHNYQLGYFVFALGLSGGYVWLSGLQVSAQRAWLMALLGACCFLFARQLSPARVLLYALVVILVANPFAVLNLGLYFSFLAVVTIFFVFRTMMQESEHTSKAKLLCYLQCALFVTLLPLTLYSYHGFSASSILVNLLVIPLLTVVIFPLLLLHTLVVLIMDKALLGPFDALLNSVYQWANSFPYHWWQTGAVSIEVVTLGYLTLLLWVCAVTRVFAWIPLSAGVIVSALERPPDWQVDVFDVGHGTAVLVSTQGKGILIDLGASYFSRYSLFDNVIKPYLEAHRIRLQHTVISHDDSDHNGGLADLYRYDEGRSLWQFHEGDGKALCTLKTVTMDKLTIESLWPVAPMNSDNNNSCVIRISDGTTHLLLPGDIEQLAEHALLALQGEKMPADILIAPHHGSNTSSSMVFVSAVAPKWVVFSRGYYSPWRLPHEEVVERYQSIGSRMLDTAEAGQIRFKITGTDVQSETARDRKSFWFLR, encoded by the coding sequence TTGGATCGTCTTCTTTGGCATGTTAAGCAACCATTTACATCAATATTGATCTGCTGCGGCCTGATCAGCGGGTGCCTGATCTCAGTATTTTATCTGAGTCAGTGGCAGTGGTTTGTCTGCTCAGGCGTGCTCCTTTTTCTCTGCGGGTATTTTAAGGCTTTTTCGAGTGTTTTGGCAGGTTTTATTTTAGGTATTTTTGTGACGATTTGTCACTATTGGTTGGTTTATGCCCCTCCGGTTGCTGAAAAAGTCTTAGAGCAGAAGGTCGCAGTGGTCGGTGTTGTCAGCAAAGTTATGGGCTCAGGTACGCGGCCCTACGTCACGCTTGAGCTAAAACAACTGGGTCAGTATCAAGTACCTTGGTACCGTGTTGTCCGAATTAATGCTTCATTGAGCGGTGAAGTGCCCGCGGAGTTACACGAGACCGTACTGTCAGGAAACGCCGTTCTTAAACCATTTCGCAGTCGAAAAAACTTCACGGTATTTGATGCTGAGCTTTATGCTTTTCGTAGCCAGATATTCTACAAAGGCCGGATTGCTGTGTCAGAAGTGATTGCTGGCGCAGAAAAAAACTGGCAAACGGCATATCGTGACTGGATTGCAAAGGCGTTCGAAGGATTACATTTTGGCTGGTTCTATTATGTGTTGCTCACGGGAGATAAAAGTGCCATTGCGCAAGCGGACAAAGACCATTTTAAGTCACTGGGCCTGAGTCACTTACTGGCTATTTCTGGTTTGCATGTAGCCATTGTCTTTGCGCTGAGTTTTGGTCTTTGTAAGTTCGGCCTGTGGTTATTTTGGCCGTATTTATCTCAATGGCACAACTATCAGCTGGGTTATTTTGTTTTCGCGCTGGGGCTCAGTGGCGGGTATGTATGGCTAAGTGGGTTACAGGTGTCTGCGCAGCGTGCCTGGTTAATGGCTTTGCTGGGGGCATGTTGCTTTTTGTTTGCCCGGCAACTGAGCCCAGCAAGAGTCTTATTGTATGCGCTGGTTGTGATCCTGGTTGCCAATCCGTTTGCGGTGCTTAATCTGGGTCTGTATTTTTCATTTCTGGCCGTTGTGACGATTTTTTTCGTATTTCGAACTATGATGCAGGAGTCAGAGCATACGTCCAAAGCTAAGCTTTTATGCTATTTGCAATGTGCTTTATTTGTTACATTGTTGCCGCTCACGCTCTATTCGTATCATGGGTTCAGTGCGAGCAGTATCTTAGTCAATTTGCTGGTTATACCCTTGCTGACTGTGGTGATTTTTCCGCTTTTGCTGCTGCACACATTGGTTGTGCTGATCATGGACAAGGCGCTGTTGGGTCCATTTGATGCACTTTTGAACTCTGTTTACCAATGGGCAAATTCATTTCCTTATCACTGGTGGCAGACGGGTGCCGTGAGCATTGAGGTGGTGACGTTAGGCTATCTGACACTGCTCCTGTGGGTATGTGCTGTGACTCGGGTATTTGCCTGGATCCCACTGTCTGCCGGGGTGATAGTCAGTGCGCTTGAGCGTCCTCCTGACTGGCAGGTGGATGTCTTTGATGTTGGTCATGGTACAGCGGTATTGGTATCCACTCAGGGCAAGGGTATTTTGATTGACCTGGGTGCCAGTTATTTTTCCCGCTATTCATTGTTTGATAATGTGATCAAGCCCTACCTTGAGGCTCATCGTATTCGCTTGCAGCATACCGTGATAAGCCATGATGACAGCGACCACAATGGTGGGTTAGCAGATCTATATCGTTACGATGAGGGTCGCTCGCTTTGGCAGTTTCACGAGGGAGATGGTAAAGCACTATGCACCTTAAAAACGGTGACAATGGATAAATTAACTATAGAGTCGCTCTGGCCAGTAGCCCCAATGAACAGTGACAACAATAACTCCTGTGTGATCAGGATAAGTGATGGCACGACCCACCTGCTATTGCCCGGAGATATAGAACAGCTGGCTGAGCATGCATTGCTGGCGCTACAAGGTGAAAAAATGCCCGCTGATATACTGATTGCGCCGCATCATGGCAGTAACACGTCGTCCAGCATGGTGTTTGTCTCTGCCGTTGCACCGAAGTGGGTCGTGTTTTCACGTGGATACTACTCGCCATGGCGTTTGCCGCACGAGGAGGTTGTGGAGCGCTATCAGTCAATCGGCAGTCGTATGCTGGATACGGCCGAAGCAGGTCAGATCCGATTCAAAATAACCGGGACAGACGTTCAATCAGAAACCGCCCGGGACAGGAAAAGTTTTTGGTTCTTAAGATAA
- a CDS encoding DUF2062 domain-containing protein, protein MPKKTIQRFLPDHNKIKQQKSLKIFGSLLHDANLWHLNRRSARGAFSVGLFFAFIPVPFQMVLAAALAIPFRVNLPLSIALVWITNPLTMPPIFYASYQVGAFALGQEEQPFHFEASWNWLVESLSTIGPAFMVGSLICACLAAILGFFVIDFLWRRSVNKAWAERNQQSS, encoded by the coding sequence ATGCCAAAGAAGACGATCCAAAGGTTTCTACCCGATCACAACAAGATCAAACAACAAAAGTCGCTGAAAATATTCGGCAGTTTGTTACATGACGCAAACCTTTGGCATTTAAATCGCCGCTCGGCACGAGGGGCCTTCTCCGTCGGCCTGTTCTTCGCTTTCATCCCTGTTCCTTTTCAAATGGTCCTTGCAGCCGCCCTGGCTATTCCTTTCAGAGTCAATTTGCCACTTTCCATCGCTTTGGTGTGGATCACTAACCCACTTACTATGCCCCCTATTTTCTATGCATCTTATCAGGTGGGTGCGTTCGCATTGGGCCAGGAGGAGCAGCCGTTTCACTTTGAAGCCAGCTGGAACTGGCTGGTCGAGAGCCTCTCAACAATCGGGCCCGCATTCATGGTCGGCTCGCTGATCTGCGCCTGTCTGGCCGCGATTTTGGGTTTCTTTGTTATCGACTTTCTGTGGCGCCGCTCGGTAAATAAAGCTTGGGCTGAGCGAAACCAGCAATCCAGCTAA
- a CDS encoding MarC family protein codes for MIDFVATFIFFFAVIDPIGTVPVFIAVTRGYDAAAKRKIAMIASLVAAVLLVFFAIAGELLLTAMGIPLPAFQIAGGIVLFLFALSMIFGESKPDEEVKLVRDHHETAIFPLAVPSIASPGAILACVLLTENARFNLFEQVQTVAMMLAVILLTLLLMLVASSIHKVIGNAGASVISRVMGLILASVAVTNALAGFVSYFDK; via the coding sequence GTGATTGACTTTGTTGCGACGTTTATTTTCTTTTTTGCCGTTATCGATCCGATCGGGACTGTGCCTGTATTCATTGCCGTCACACGTGGCTACGATGCTGCGGCAAAACGTAAAATAGCCATGATTGCCAGCTTGGTTGCTGCTGTTTTACTGGTCTTTTTTGCGATTGCCGGAGAGCTTCTGCTTACTGCGATGGGGATACCATTACCTGCATTTCAGATAGCCGGTGGTATTGTGCTGTTTCTGTTCGCATTGTCGATGATTTTTGGTGAAAGTAAACCAGACGAAGAAGTAAAATTAGTCCGGGACCACCATGAAACTGCAATCTTTCCTCTAGCGGTCCCGTCCATAGCCAGTCCCGGTGCCATACTGGCGTGTGTACTGCTAACAGAAAATGCCCGATTTAATTTGTTCGAACAGGTACAAACTGTGGCGATGATGTTAGCGGTTATTTTGTTGACTTTACTGTTGATGTTAGTCGCCAGCAGTATTCACAAAGTAATAGGTAATGCCGGTGCCAGTGTAATAAGCCGAGTGATGGGGCTGATACTGGCGTCAGTGGCTGTGACCAATGCGCTGGCAGGTTTTGTGAGTTACTTTGATAAGTAA
- a CDS encoding leucine-rich repeat domain-containing protein, producing the protein MQFNVYQAVAACAIPLVLAGCSGGSNDGKSNADSGAAGKAGATQEYSITTSVSGEGRIEPSSLQLLANQTGSFELTPAEGFKVGQVAGCEGTLDNGTYTLTPVKQDCVIEASFNPIVYKVNVDVTGEGSVSPEQAEVAHGHQATFTITPAQRYQLESVTGCEGVLQDGQYVTQALTAACTLNVRFVAETTIADNNTLDDGLKSCLIEQGYTYPDEVSELVCNEKGIKSLDGIELFTSLTSLNVESNEIETLDISALHALTSLSARYNQLKQLDVSALTNLQELKVSHNQLSSLDLSGNAQLRVLFASSNLLTEIDLTPVTELTDLSLGKNPFTETVAFSHLKGLSYLSISTAETVTELDLSQHQALREVWVAGKALRTLNVTDLTQLESLRVNNTSLSTIDVSTNLNLTDLYLWSNPISRIDVSMLGKLEGLTVGDAQLTDINVSNNPRLTFLQLSDNQLKTLDVSALTELRSLHAADNRLSSLDVSNNAQLEVLTLAENNLNTIDLSSNILLEELNIWTNNLSHINLSQNPKLTKLDVSSNPLLSLDVTKLSELDTLYVKDTGLSELNLLNNRGLSKLDIRGTNFEKVTLSHLHHLESLWTPYYLLNELSVNASNSITYLWLTGDIIDPIDFSKFPNLLSLGMIGAYMESMDISVMTKLTGLKVFGGNLREIDLSYNTELETLSLEGTTLASLKLTAHPKLWQIYGRDNQIAEIDLSGAPALSDVHLWNNQIIDLDISHLQSLQYLDLQGNPLSELKSGHHPQLSTLLLRGAELTQLAPLDAEQLSLLALTGNPLAGIDVTGYASLKVLDLNETAITALDVSQNRRLTSLSAGYTELTELDVTNNSGITWLTIDDDVTCTGMVCQYRKPPYGSLFGANSPYSVQQAQVDKQKHVSTGVEMLLQKAEQQTIEETRHVPSMPEHINYVH; encoded by the coding sequence TTGCAATTTAATGTTTATCAGGCTGTTGCTGCGTGCGCAATTCCGTTGGTTCTGGCGGGTTGCTCCGGTGGTTCGAATGATGGAAAATCTAATGCTGACTCAGGGGCAGCGGGTAAAGCTGGCGCCACACAAGAATACAGCATAACAACAAGCGTTTCTGGCGAAGGCCGTATAGAGCCAAGTTCGCTGCAGTTGTTAGCAAACCAAACCGGTTCATTTGAACTTACGCCAGCCGAGGGGTTTAAAGTTGGGCAGGTTGCGGGTTGTGAAGGAACGCTCGACAATGGCACCTATACATTGACACCTGTAAAGCAGGACTGTGTTATTGAAGCCAGTTTTAACCCTATCGTGTACAAAGTGAATGTTGACGTAACGGGTGAGGGGAGTGTTAGCCCCGAACAAGCCGAGGTTGCACACGGGCATCAGGCTACTTTTACAATAACGCCAGCTCAGCGCTATCAACTTGAAAGCGTCACAGGTTGCGAAGGGGTCTTGCAAGATGGCCAGTATGTGACGCAGGCTTTAACTGCCGCGTGTACGTTGAATGTGCGCTTTGTTGCTGAGACCACCATAGCTGATAATAACACGCTGGATGACGGACTTAAAAGCTGCCTTATCGAGCAGGGTTATACCTATCCGGACGAGGTCAGTGAATTAGTCTGTAATGAAAAAGGCATAAAGTCTCTCGATGGGATTGAACTATTTACTTCTTTGACTTCACTGAATGTCGAAAGTAATGAGATAGAAACCCTGGATATCTCAGCACTGCATGCCTTAACGTCACTGTCCGCCAGATATAATCAGTTGAAACAGCTTGATGTGTCGGCGCTGACGAATCTTCAGGAACTTAAGGTATCCCACAACCAGTTAAGCAGCCTGGACTTGTCTGGTAACGCACAGCTGCGTGTATTGTTCGCCAGCAGCAACTTATTAACCGAGATTGATCTCACACCTGTGACTGAGCTGACCGACTTATCACTGGGCAAGAATCCTTTTACAGAGACAGTGGCGTTTTCTCATCTGAAAGGTTTATCTTATCTTTCTATTAGTACCGCAGAGACAGTAACTGAGCTTGATTTGAGTCAGCACCAGGCGCTCAGAGAAGTGTGGGTTGCAGGTAAGGCGCTCAGAACCTTGAATGTAACAGACCTGACCCAGCTTGAATCGTTGAGAGTGAATAACACCAGCCTCAGCACGATTGATGTGAGCACCAATCTTAACCTGACCGACTTGTATTTGTGGAGCAATCCAATTTCACGCATAGACGTCTCTATGCTCGGCAAGCTGGAAGGGTTGACGGTGGGAGACGCGCAGCTGACCGATATTAATGTGTCAAACAACCCCAGACTTACTTTTCTTCAGCTAAGTGACAATCAGCTCAAAACGCTCGATGTCAGTGCACTCACTGAGCTTCGATCCTTGCACGCAGCAGACAATCGGTTGTCTTCCCTTGATGTTTCTAACAACGCCCAGCTAGAGGTGTTAACATTGGCAGAAAATAATCTAAATACGATTGATTTGTCCTCGAATATTTTGCTAGAAGAGCTAAATATTTGGACGAATAATTTGAGCCATATTAACCTATCGCAAAACCCTAAACTAACAAAGCTGGATGTTAGTTCAAACCCACTTCTCAGTCTTGATGTAACTAAGTTAAGTGAGCTAGATACATTGTATGTAAAAGATACTGGCCTTTCAGAGCTCAACTTATTGAATAATAGAGGGCTGTCGAAGCTGGATATCCGGGGCACTAACTTTGAAAAGGTGACCCTTAGCCATCTTCATCATCTCGAATCCCTGTGGACACCATACTATTTGCTAAATGAGCTGAGTGTAAACGCGAGCAATTCGATAACTTATTTGTGGCTAACTGGAGACATCATAGACCCAATTGATTTTAGCAAGTTTCCTAACCTTCTTTCTCTCGGGATGATTGGCGCTTATATGGAGTCGATGGATATTTCCGTGATGACAAAGCTAACCGGTCTAAAGGTTTTTGGTGGGAATTTAAGAGAGATAGACCTGTCTTATAATACTGAGCTTGAAACGCTGTCGTTAGAAGGAACCACATTAGCCTCTCTTAAGCTCACGGCACACCCAAAGCTTTGGCAGATATATGGCAGGGATAACCAGATAGCAGAAATCGATTTGTCAGGTGCCCCTGCATTGAGCGACGTGCATTTGTGGAATAATCAGATAATTGATCTGGACATTAGTCACTTGCAATCGCTTCAATATTTAGATTTGCAGGGCAACCCTTTATCAGAGTTAAAGTCCGGGCACCATCCACAACTGAGTACCTTGTTGCTGAGGGGAGCCGAGTTGACTCAATTGGCGCCTTTGGATGCTGAGCAGCTTTCCCTGTTGGCCTTAACTGGCAACCCCTTGGCAGGTATTGATGTCACAGGGTATGCGTCACTTAAAGTGCTGGACCTGAACGAAACCGCAATCACTGCACTCGATGTGTCACAAAATCGCAGGTTAACCTCATTGTCAGCAGGGTACACTGAACTGACAGAGCTGGATGTAACAAACAATTCAGGCATCACTTGGCTGACGATCGATGATGACGTGACCTGTACTGGTATGGTGTGTCAGTATCGAAAACCACCATATGGTTCATTGTTTGGCGCTAACAGTCCGTACTCAGTTCAACAGGCCCAGGTTGACAAGCAGAAGCATGTCAGCACAGGCGTGGAAATGCTACTGCAAAAGGCTGAGCAGCAAACAATTGAAGAAACCAGGCATGTGCCGTCTATGCCAGAGCATATCAATTACGTGCACTAG
- a CDS encoding SDR family oxidoreductase, which translates to MDIKNKAVVITGGAQGLGFAMATELAKMGAKLALIDMQEEQLQEAATELRALDVEVKTYVANVSLESDVEQVFNNIVADLGKISVLVNNAGILRDGLLLKAKDGEVTDKMSLQQFQSVLDVNLTGVFLCGREAATKMVEGQEGGVIINMSSVARAGNMGQTNYSAAKAGVVAMTTSWAKELGRYGIRVGAIAPGVIRTQMTDAMKPEAKERLLKMKPVGRLGEAGEIAHTAKYIIENDFFTGRVVEIDGGIRL; encoded by the coding sequence ATGGATATAAAGAATAAAGCGGTGGTGATCACCGGTGGTGCGCAGGGCCTGGGCTTTGCGATGGCAACGGAACTGGCAAAAATGGGTGCCAAGCTGGCACTGATTGATATGCAGGAAGAACAGCTGCAAGAAGCAGCTACAGAGCTTAGAGCACTGGATGTTGAAGTAAAAACCTATGTGGCGAACGTAAGCCTGGAAAGCGACGTTGAGCAAGTGTTTAACAACATAGTCGCAGATCTCGGTAAGATCTCCGTGCTGGTTAACAACGCAGGCATTTTGCGTGATGGCCTGTTATTAAAAGCCAAAGACGGAGAAGTGACTGACAAGATGTCACTGCAACAGTTCCAGTCTGTGCTTGATGTTAACTTAACCGGGGTTTTCCTGTGTGGCCGTGAAGCGGCAACCAAGATGGTAGAAGGCCAGGAAGGCGGCGTTATCATTAATATGTCGAGTGTGGCACGGGCAGGTAACATGGGCCAGACCAACTACTCAGCCGCTAAAGCGGGTGTTGTTGCGATGACAACGTCCTGGGCTAAAGAACTTGGTCGCTATGGTATTCGTGTCGGTGCAATCGCACCTGGTGTGATCCGCACACAGATGACGGACGCAATGAAACCAGAAGCCAAAGAGCGACTGTTGAAGATGAAACCCGTTGGTCGTCTGGGTGAAGCGGGCGAGATAGCCCACACAGCGAAATACATCATCGAGAATGACTTTTTCACTGGTCGTGTAGTAGAAATTGACGGCGGGATCAGACTCTGA
- the mmsB gene encoding 3-hydroxyisobutyrate dehydrogenase: MAKIGFIGLGNMGGPMAANLVKAGHQVTVFDLSTEAVAHLVSLGAVAAAKVSDVCSGADFVVSMLPASKHVRMIYTGEDGLINYLEKSTLVIDCSTIDAESAQFVGSALTDAGIAFVDAPVSGGVAGAAAGTLTFIVGGNDEDFNKAQTVLNDMGKNIFHAGAVGAGQVAKICNNMLLSILMAGTSEALQMGVDHGLDPKVLSEIMLNSSGRNWTLELYNPCPDVLENVPSSNGYKPGFMVDLMAKDLGLAMQAAQQTNSATPMGALAKNLYNLMQNQGSGSEDFSAIFKLYSQKQ, translated from the coding sequence ATGGCAAAGATTGGATTTATTGGTTTAGGAAATATGGGTGGCCCGATGGCCGCCAATTTGGTGAAAGCCGGGCACCAGGTCACTGTGTTTGATCTCAGTACTGAAGCGGTGGCACACCTTGTATCTTTGGGCGCTGTGGCGGCAGCCAAAGTCTCTGATGTGTGCTCTGGCGCCGATTTTGTTGTGAGTATGTTACCTGCCAGCAAGCATGTACGGATGATTTATACTGGCGAAGATGGCTTAATCAACTATCTTGAAAAGTCGACGCTGGTAATCGACTGCTCAACCATAGATGCAGAATCAGCGCAGTTTGTTGGCAGCGCTCTGACTGACGCCGGTATTGCGTTTGTTGATGCACCTGTTTCTGGTGGTGTCGCAGGTGCTGCCGCGGGGACATTGACCTTTATCGTTGGCGGTAATGACGAAGACTTCAATAAAGCGCAAACCGTACTTAACGACATGGGGAAGAATATTTTCCATGCCGGTGCTGTGGGAGCAGGCCAGGTCGCTAAGATCTGTAATAATATGCTGCTATCAATACTCATGGCAGGCACCAGTGAGGCACTGCAAATGGGCGTTGACCACGGCCTTGATCCAAAAGTATTGAGTGAGATTATGCTCAACAGCTCGGGTCGCAACTGGACACTGGAGTTATATAACCCATGTCCGGACGTATTAGAGAATGTGCCTTCGTCAAATGGGTATAAACCTGGATTTATGGTTGATTTGATGGCCAAAGATCTGGGACTGGCGATGCAGGCGGCACAGCAAACAAACTCGGCTACGCCGATGGGGGCACTGGCAAAAAATCTCTACAACCTGATGCAGAATCAGGGCAGTGGCAGTGAAGATTTTAGTGCTATTTTTAAACTCTATTCACAAAAGCAGTAA
- a CDS encoding enoyl-CoA hydratase/isomerase family protein, whose protein sequence is MVELQLLNQADAPVVFELAHCNNGMKVAVATLNAPKALNALNLEMIRLLEPQLKVWAEDEQVAMVLLKGAGEKAFCAGGDVVSLYNAMAAEDGNNHLEVFFAEEYRLDYHIHNYDKPILLWGNGIIMGGGLGLMAGASHRVVTESSRIAMPEITIGLYPDVGGSYFLNKMPDGVGLFLGLTGASINATDAKFVGLADHYMDGERLDMLLHNLSEVNWGKTNVLNHEKLTQLLISLDEASHIPPRSEIKPLAESFAKLAELDTLEVQVEHILALDSAENKWLSKAQKALKHGSPLSAVLIQAQLNRAEGMSLKDCFQRELAMSVRCGEVGEFREGVRALLIDKDGQPQWQFKTIADVDSKVIDSFFAPRWEESTHPLADL, encoded by the coding sequence ATGGTTGAATTACAGTTACTGAACCAGGCAGATGCCCCTGTGGTATTTGAGTTGGCGCACTGTAATAACGGCATGAAGGTGGCAGTGGCCACCCTTAATGCGCCAAAAGCACTCAATGCACTTAACCTGGAAATGATCCGCTTACTCGAACCTCAGCTCAAAGTGTGGGCTGAAGACGAGCAGGTAGCTATGGTATTGCTCAAAGGCGCGGGAGAGAAAGCGTTCTGTGCCGGTGGTGATGTGGTTAGCCTCTACAATGCAATGGCAGCGGAAGATGGTAATAATCATCTGGAAGTCTTCTTTGCTGAGGAATATCGCCTTGATTATCACATCCATAATTATGATAAACCGATTTTGCTGTGGGGCAATGGCATTATCATGGGCGGTGGCCTGGGCTTGATGGCCGGAGCCAGTCATCGTGTGGTGACTGAATCATCACGTATCGCCATGCCGGAGATCACCATTGGTTTATATCCGGATGTGGGCGGCAGCTATTTTCTCAACAAAATGCCTGATGGCGTAGGTTTATTTCTGGGCCTGACCGGTGCCTCTATCAATGCCACTGATGCCAAATTTGTTGGTCTGGCGGATCATTATATGGACGGTGAGCGGCTGGATATGCTGCTGCACAACCTCAGTGAAGTCAACTGGGGTAAGACCAACGTACTCAATCATGAGAAATTGACTCAGCTACTTATTTCTCTCGATGAAGCATCGCACATTCCACCGCGCAGCGAAATTAAGCCGCTGGCTGAGTCTTTTGCTAAATTAGCTGAGCTAGACACGCTGGAGGTCCAGGTAGAGCACATTCTGGCCCTGGACAGCGCAGAGAATAAATGGCTGAGCAAAGCGCAAAAAGCGTTAAAACATGGTTCTCCGCTCAGTGCCGTGTTGATCCAGGCACAACTAAATCGTGCTGAAGGGATGTCGCTCAAAGACTGTTTTCAACGTGAGCTGGCAATGTCGGTGCGTTGCGGCGAAGTAGGCGAGTTCCGTGAAGGCGTACGGGCGCTGTTGATTGACAAAGACGGACAACCACAATGGCAGTTTAAGACCATTGCTGACGTAGACAGCAAAGTGATAGACAGCTTTTTTGCACCACGCTGGGAAGAGAGCACGCATCCCCTGGCTGATCTGTAA